ATATAAACGGAATTTTTGTTTAATTTTTTTATTCTTATGATAAAATTTGGGGGCTCAATAAGTTATGGAATTCATCCTATATATTCATCTTCTTATAACTTCACTTTCAGTATTTTTTGGAAAAAAATTCTAAATCTTTATGGATTCTTGCTAAATTTACAGAGTAAATAATAAATATTACACAAAGTGAATCAAACAGAAATTTTCTGAAAAGTTATGGTATAATCCACCAAAAAACCGCGTCAAGCCTTAATGCTTTTTTACATTGAATACTTTTTGAAAAATTATATAAGGAACAATTATTATTTTAATATGTATAGAAATCGTACACATTACTTGACTTTTTTTTTTTTTTTTTTTCAATCCTGTATAATTATTAATATAATTAAAATTAAAAGGAGAATGATATGGTAAAAATAATAGTTTTTTTGTGGATAATAAGTCAAGGGGAGAAAGAATTGGAGAATAGAGAAAACAAATTAAAATTTGAAAGAATACACATTGATGCTGGATATTCAGGTAAATTTATTTACACTGGAATGGATTATATTCCTTGGTTGCCTTTTTTCCCTGGAACTTCCGGTGGTAGAGAACCGGGATTCCCTTATTACTTTTTGAATTCTCCTAAAATAGATTTATTATTATATCATCCAGATAAAAGTTTTTGGGAAATAGGTGTAGAATATGCTTATTTTAATTTTAAAAATAAAAATTTTCTTCCTCGACTGAAAGGGGATCCAGGAAATTATCTTTATAAATATTTAAGTTTTAATCTCCACGCAGTGCCGGTTTATATAAATCTTGGATGGGAATTTAAAAGGTATATGTTTTTTAAATTTGGGGTAATAAGTTTTATAATTTGGGGAAAAGAAATAAGAGAAGTATATGCAGATAATGAAATATGGACTGAAGAAATTAAAGGAAGCGGAAAAAGTTTTTGGACTCAAATTGAATTTGGTAGAGAGTATAGTTTTACTTTTTTGAATAAAGAATGGAAACTATCAATCTCATTTGGGATGAGGGGGTGTGGTCCAAACGGGATTGAATATGATTCTCCAAGATATGTTGGGGAAGCTAATATTGATCTTTCAGGAATTTATTTTAATATAGAGGTTGAAAATATTCTTTTAAGTAAGGTTTATAAGGAAGGAAGAAAATGAAGATATCCAAATATCTGATTATTTGGGGTTGTTTTCTTTTTAATATTTTTTCACTCTTATATTCTGGAAATGTACCTATAATTTTTGTTCATGGAAATAAAGCAGAAGGAACCTCTCAGAGCGGCTTTAAGACTTTCAACCCTGATGAATATGTTTCAGTAATGCAAAATATCTTAAATGAGCATTATAGAGGATATATAGCTGGTGTTCCTCTTAATTGCGACAAAAATACCATTTTATCTCCGATGAATACTACTCGAGTAATATATAATTTTTCTTTCTATAATCCGGATGGCAGCCCAGGTGCAATCGGAAGTAACGAGATACTTGTTCCTGTAGAAAATGACACCTATTGGAAATACTATGAAGTAGTGTCTCAAAGTAGTTGGGCACAACACTTTGCCAATTTTGTAAATAAAGTTCTCAATGCTACAGGAGCAACCAAGGTAGATGTAGTTGCCCATAGTATGGGTGGTTTAGTTGTGCGGAGTGCAATGGCATTTTATGGAATAAAAGATAAAATAAGAAAATTAATTATGATTGCTACACCTAATAATGGAGTTGAACCATCAAACTTGGGGGTATATTTGTCTCTTATTACTTGGCCGCAATGGATGCACAGAGGGGAGGGGTTAGAGTTGGGTATAGATAAACAAGTAATTGAGATTAAAGTGTATATATGGCCTCCTTATGTGGAAACAATATATGGAGACAGTTTTAATGTGACTTTTAAGAATATTATTACGGGAGAAGAGGGTAAATGGACTTATTTATTGAATAAAATGGATTGGGCAGGGAATTGTAAGTATGTAGTAATTACTGGCAACAGAAATCCTTGGAGACTGGGGTTGGGATGGGGAGACGGTGCAGTGAAAAAGGATTGATGCGTACCTCTTCCTGGTTCTTCCTTTGAACCAACTATTTATGCAAGCCATGACCATAATGGAGAGCATCCTTTAAGGGCTGGCTCATCGGGTGAATTTTCTCTTACTGAATGTACTTATGTTACTGAATTCATTAAGAAATGGATGATCGATGACGAAGATACTTATTATGGAGCATATTTTGTTGATAAACCTTCGGTAGGTCCTCTAAATTATCCTCCTTATAGTTTAAGGGTTTGGCCTAAAATAAATGATTATAAAAAAGCATTGACAATAGATATTTCTCTTATTCGTCCTGATAATGGCCAAGTTATTAAAAGGAAAACAGTTCCTATATTTAGATGTCATCANNNNNNNNNNNNNNNNNNNNNNNNNNNNNNNNNNNNNNNNNNNNNNNNNNNNNNNNNNNNNNNNNNNNNNNNNNNNNNNNNNNNNNNNNNNNNNNNNNNNAGGTTATGAAATATGGAGGAAAGGAATAAATGAAAATTGGCATTCAATTTTTACATATCCAACCCAGGGACAAGGAACGGGACAAATTCAGTGGTCCGATAACTCTGTTTCAAAGTTTAGGGATTATTTTTATAAAGTAAGAGCATATAGGGATGGAATTTATTCAGAATTTTCAAATGAAAGATGGGTTACAACATCTCCAATTATTGCATCAGGAGATGTAAATAGCATAAATCTATGTTCATCAAGTAATAAGAATATTATAAGAATCGGAAACATTATACATACTGTTTATTCAAAAGATCTTGGAATTTATCATGCATATTCAATTGATAATGGTCTTACTTGGAATCAGGAGGTGATAGGTTCCGGAATATCCCCAACTTTAACATCCCATAATGATACTTTATGGGTTGCATATGAGAGGGTGGTAGATGGAAACCCTAAATATGTAAAATTTGGAAAAAGATTAGAGGAAAATTACTGGGAGTTTACATCTTTACAGATAGAAGGCTTTGATCCATCTATCCTCTATGTAAAAAATAAAGGAGTTTATATAGCTTTTATTGAAAAAAAAATCATCCCGCCCCCCCTTTTATTTAAATCTTTACAAAATAAATAATTTAAATTCAATAGATTTGATAAATTCTACTCCAGTAAAATATTCATCTCTTGGGGATACTGTTTATTTTTCACTTGGTAAGGTTATAGAAAATAACAGTGAAAAAGTTATCATTATTTATTCTCAAAAAGAAAATAATATTTTAAATTATCTGGAATATATGGATGAAACAAAGAAAGACACTCTTACTATTTATGATTTTCAAACTGGAAACAGTTTTAAAGTAAGGGGGCGTTCACCCTTTATAGGAAATGGGAATCTTGCCTGTTTTACAGATGAAAGTGGAAATATAAGGGTAATAAAATATGAAAAATATGGAGGGAGTTATCGTTGGATATACTATCCTGATTTGAATTCACAGAATTATTATTCTAAAGGAGTAAATGCTCAGATTTTTTATAATCCTTCTATTTCAACTTTAATTTTTGAAAAGGATAAACAGATTTATATGCAAAAAATATTAGATTTTCCTTTACCTTCTGTAAA
This region of candidate division WOR-3 bacterium genomic DNA includes:
- a CDS encoding alpha/beta fold hydrolase — protein: MKISKYLIIWGCFLFNIFSLLYSGNVPIIFVHGNKAEGTSQSGFKTFNPDEYVSVMQNILNEHYRGYIAGVPLNCDKNTILSPMNTTRVIYNFSFYNPDGSPGAIGSNEILVPVENDTYWKYYEVVSQSSWAQHFANFVNKVLNATGATKVDVVAHSMGGLVVRSAMAFYGIKDKIRKLIMIATPNNGVEPSNLGVYLSLITWPQWMHRGEGLELGIDKQVIEIKVYIWPPYVETIYGDSFNVTFKNIITGEEGKWTYLLNKMDWAGNCKYVVITGNRNPWRLGLGWGDGAVKKD